The nucleotide sequence AGCAGATGCACCTGATGTAGATAAAGCAGTAAGCGCGGCGAAAAAAGCGTTTACTAGCGGTCAGTGGCCGAAAATTTCTGCTAGAGAGCGAGGAGAATTATTATATAAACTAGCAGATTTAATCGAAGCTCATAAAGAAGAACTAGCCCGCTTAGAATCTTTAGATAATGGTAAACCCATTACAGAATCACTGAGTATGGATTTACCTTTTGTGATTGCTTGTTATCGTTATTATGCGGGATGGGCCGATAAAATTCAAGGTAAAACCATTCCGATCAATGGCCCCTATTTTTGCTACACTCGTCACGAACCTGTGGGCGTTGTCGGTCAAATTATTCCTTGGAATTTTCCGTTACTGATGCAAGCGTGGAAGTTAGCACCGGCTTTAGCCGCAGGCAATACTATCGTTCTTAAAACGGCAGAACAAACGCCTCTATCGGCTTTACGAATAGGAGAGTTAATTATAGAAGCGGGTTTTCCCCCAGGAGTGGTGAATATTTTATCGGGTTATGGCCCCACTGCCGGAGCCGCTATTTCAAAACACATGGATATTGATAAAGTCGCGTTTACCGGTTCAACAGAAGTGGGACATCTCATTATGGAAGCGGCGGCTAAAAGTAATCTCAAGCGGGTTACTCTCGAACTCGGGGGTAAAAGTCCTAGTATTGTTTTTGCCGATGCCGACTTAGACTATACGATTAAAGGGGTGCATCATGGCTTATTCTTTAACCAAGGTCAATGTTGTAATGCCGGTTCCCGTTTGTTTGTGGAAGAAAAGTGTTATGACGAGTTTGTCGCGAAGTCGGTAGAACTGGCTAAACAACGTATGGTGGGCGATCCTTTTGATGCTAATACTAAACAAGGCCCTCAAGTGGATCAAGCTCAATTTGATAAAGTGATGAGCTATATTGAGTCAGGAATGCGGCAGGGGGCTAATTTAGTGACTGGAGGACATCGCGTCGGTGAACGGGGTTATTTTATTGAACCGACGGTTTTTGCAGATGTTCAAGATGAGATGCAAATTGCTCAGGAAGAGATTTTTGGCCCTGTGATGAGTATTATTAAGTTCAAAGATATTGATGAGGTCATTGAACGAGCGAATAAAACCATCTACGGACTAGCGGCAGGGGTATGGACCAAAGATATTAGTAAAGCACTGGCTATTGCTAATAATGTGCGTGCTGGTACGGTTTGGGTAAATTGTTATCATGCTTTTGATACGGCTGCTCCTTTTGGGGGTTTTAAACAGTCGGGTATGGGGCGAGAATTAGGTGAGTACGGGTTACAGCAATATACTGAAGTAAAGACAGTGACAGTGAAGCTTTAGTTTTTGTAGGGTGGGCATTGCCCACCGATTTTATTTCCTATAAACCAACTGATTAAGCCAGTCCCCCAGTGATGACCGTCATTTGGGGGCTAACTGTATTTTAATGTGAGGGGTACGATTAGCAATCTTGAAGAGAAACTATCATTCTTAAAAAGATATCGACTAACTTTAATAAAAATTTATATATTTAGCAGTCTTCTCAGTAAATATTTTGAAAGAGTTCATATTTTTTAACATCAAGAAGTTGAGCTATATTGAGGGGCTTTTTAAAGATTGTGTAAAGACCATCCAAAAGCCCGATTTTTGTTTATTTTAGCCCCAAAAACCGGAAATATAGCAATAAT is from Gloeothece verrucosa PCC 7822 and encodes:
- a CDS encoding aldehyde dehydrogenase family protein, producing MVATARTQQEIKIGPTQLLINNEWVESISGKRFETLNPATGEVICDVAEADAPDVDKAVSAAKKAFTSGQWPKISARERGELLYKLADLIEAHKEELARLESLDNGKPITESLSMDLPFVIACYRYYAGWADKIQGKTIPINGPYFCYTRHEPVGVVGQIIPWNFPLLMQAWKLAPALAAGNTIVLKTAEQTPLSALRIGELIIEAGFPPGVVNILSGYGPTAGAAISKHMDIDKVAFTGSTEVGHLIMEAAAKSNLKRVTLELGGKSPSIVFADADLDYTIKGVHHGLFFNQGQCCNAGSRLFVEEKCYDEFVAKSVELAKQRMVGDPFDANTKQGPQVDQAQFDKVMSYIESGMRQGANLVTGGHRVGERGYFIEPTVFADVQDEMQIAQEEIFGPVMSIIKFKDIDEVIERANKTIYGLAAGVWTKDISKALAIANNVRAGTVWVNCYHAFDTAAPFGGFKQSGMGRELGEYGLQQYTEVKTVTVKL